CACGTTCAAATATCGGACTTGAGAGTCTGCTGGTTATAGTGACctgtgtttagaagttagcaacatttaggtggttaaCTTTTTTCTTTACGGTCATCATGCcagtttgcattaattcctgaaaagcactaaACTACTTGCAATCAACTTTGATTatgttgaggggtgcggtttttaaaaggaTATCACTTTTGGGGTTCTCAATATACAGGGCcccgaaaataaattaaaaactgaaaaaggcactaaaaaaaaaaaaaaaaaaaaaaaaaaaatgagcgctGTAAATTTGCTTTAAAATCGTTAGCCATTTTCCATTTGTTTGCAAGCTATGATGAAAAGCAGACAGAGGGAAATGTTAtataataactattttgtgtggtttcACTGTTCGGATTACAAGGGAAAATCAACGTATgaaaactgcaaattgtttttagaAGTTTgtcaaatttgattttttttttttttttttcaaagtcaaTGCAAAACATCTACCTACATTTACCATCACAAAATAACATGACATTTTGTTGCCTTTTCCAGGAACAATAAATGGACACCACTAGAAATTCTTCTATCTCATAGACGATACATTTGGGAGAGAAAATGGATAATTCTATGCCACATACTGATAACGCCACATTAATGGACAATTCGACCACGTGCACTACGGATGAATCCTTACTCAATTATGCTCTTGTGTTTTTCTACTCTCTCATTTTTATCATTGGACTGATGGGCAATGGTTTGGCACTGTATGTGTTTTTACGCATTCACCGCAAAAGAAACTCTGTGCAGGTGTACCTGCTAAACACGGCCATTGCCGATCTGCTCTTGATCGTTTGCCTTCCATTTCGGATAATATATCACTTTTCAAAACAGTGGAAAATGGGCATCGTTTTCTGCAAGGTTGTTGGCAACCTGTTTTACATGAACATGTACATAAGCATTGTGCTTTTGGGTCTCATCAGCATGGATCGTTACGTGAAAGTGAAGAAATCTCAGCGAGGGCAGAGTGTGTCGAAAAGGAAATGTAGCATCCAGATCTGCTGCTGCCTGTGGGCGGGCGCCATCCTCTCCGGGACACTGCTCATTGCTACACAATCATTCGGAAAACAACCCGACACCAACGAGTGTTTCCAATACACAGACCGGAAACGCCAAATTTGGCAAGCGGCATTTAATTACTTTGTCGTGTTAGTCTTTTGGATTGTTTTTGTAATGCTGATATTATCCTATGTAAAGATTGGAAAAAACCTTCAGAAAATCTCCAGGGAGCGAGCGTACTTCCCAAGTGCTGGGAGGTACAATGCGACGGCATACAAGTCATTCTTTGTGCTCTTCATCTTCACCACCTGCTTTGTGCCATATCACACATTTAGGATTGCTTATATCGCAACCCAACTGCAAACGCTCTCTTGTTACTGGGTGGATATAGTTCACAAAACCAACGAAGTTACCCTCATGCTGTCTGCCTGTAACAGCTGTCTGGACCCCATCATGTACTTCTTACTGTCCAACAGCGTCCGGAGAACCGTGAGACAGCTTCTCTGCAGAGTCAGCCGAGATGGCAGCAAGAGCGAAAGCAACACATCAGATCTCCATCCAGGACATACGCTACCGGACAGTATCACCAACGTGCAATCACAGACTCCTACTCCATTAAATAGAAGAAAAATCAGAATGACTGTAAGTCAAAATATTGAATGGCACAAGCAAAGGGTTTAGACACCATTGGCACAGGATTTTTACACCTTAGTACAAAAGTTTTATCAGCAACCACCAAGTCACCGTCTAATCTTTATTCCTTTACTcattcatttttttaaccaagatatgCAGTTTTAAACCTAGTCCATGTTTCACCTAGTTCTTTTGTATGTGTGCCCTCCCCACCCACCACATTCTTACCTACAAATGGACAGCAAGTGTGATGTCTACATGACCCAGATGTGTTTCTACATCAGTGCTGCCTGATCTTCGATTTCCGCTGAggttttctctgccctccctggAACATGGATGCTTTCCCCACTCTCCAATATTCTGTGTACAACCATTTCCTCACCCTATTGCCATTGTCAAACAGAAAAATgagaaaagaagaagaagaaaaaaagaaagacacTGCAGTAGAGCTCCAATGGATTGGCTGTATATTTCGCAGACCGATTAGATGAAGGACTTGCACACTGTAACAGCAAAATGGTATGAGACTGTTTAAAGACAACCATTTAGAAAGTtgctaaattttgcattttaagtAGCAAATTACCCACAAAGAATTCAGTGCAAGATTGTACAAATAGTTTACACTTCAaggaagcatttttttttatttaaacacacTAAAGTGGTCTATACACACACATGTAGAGGTTAGTGGCTGCAAGAACCCTCACAGGGCTGCCTTTTGTCTATTAAATGATGCTCtagaaagggggaaaaaaaaaatcaatgctcAAAATCAGTGACCGTGTATATAGCTAAATTATATAGTGACAGCAAAGGTGTACATAGTATTTTATGTAAAAAGTGAAATAGATGAAAATAAAACTACAATTATGCAGCTAGCTTTGCTTAATTGGCATTTACCAGTCATGTAGTTTTTACAATTTAGAGAAAGTTCCAGTTAATCCTTACTCTAATTTTTACTGACGGCTACACAGCATGGACAGTTAAGGAACTTTGTAATACATTGGGGGATATATCATTCCACCTATAAGTTTTAAAACTATAAAATGTAGCACAAGGTGTACTTTCAAAGCACCAGTCTGAACACTTGACACCTGCACAACATTTATGGTGCAAGTCAAAagcaggtgtatggagcgggctcaagaAGTCACCCCTTTCTCAGCAGGTGATGGCTGTGTG
The Ranitomeya imitator isolate aRanImi1 chromosome 3, aRanImi1.pri, whole genome shotgun sequence genome window above contains:
- the GPR34 gene encoding probable G-protein coupled receptor 34 produces the protein MDNSMPHTDNATLMDNSTTCTTDESLLNYALVFFYSLIFIIGLMGNGLALYVFLRIHRKRNSVQVYLLNTAIADLLLIVCLPFRIIYHFSKQWKMGIVFCKVVGNLFYMNMYISIVLLGLISMDRYVKVKKSQRGQSVSKRKCSIQICCCLWAGAILSGTLLIATQSFGKQPDTNECFQYTDRKRQIWQAAFNYFVVLVFWIVFVMLILSYVKIGKNLQKISRERAYFPSAGRYNATAYKSFFVLFIFTTCFVPYHTFRIAYIATQLQTLSCYWVDIVHKTNEVTLMLSACNSCLDPIMYFLLSNSVRRTVRQLLCRVSRDGSKSESNTSDLHPGHTLPDSITNVQSQTPTPLNRRKIRMTVSQNIEWHKQRV